From Woronichinia naegeliana WA131, the proteins below share one genomic window:
- a CDS encoding helix-turn-helix domain-containing protein, whose product MLKTYIVRLSQEERQTLKDLVSIGKGAAYKIKHANILLNIDVNGQGWTDEEAAAAFSCHRNTVANLRERLVNEGVESALSHKPRKTPPRQPIIDGEVEAKLIALRCGEPPAGQARWTLRLLADKAVELEIVPAISHETVRQVLKKTN is encoded by the coding sequence ATGCTCAAGACCTATATTGTCCGATTAAGTCAAGAAGAACGTCAGACCCTAAAAGATTTGGTATCCATCGGCAAAGGAGCGGCTTACAAAATTAAGCACGCCAATATTCTGTTAAACATTGATGTGAATGGACAAGGATGGACGGATGAGGAAGCTGCCGCCGCCTTTAGTTGTCACCGTAACACAGTCGCCAATCTCAGGGAGCGATTGGTCAATGAAGGTGTGGAGTCAGCATTAAGCCACAAGCCCCGCAAAACGCCGCCTCGTCAACCGATTATTGATGGAGAGGTAGAAGCAAAACTAATCGCCTTACGTTGTGGAGAACCGCCTGCTGGTCAAGCCCGTTGGACATTGAGGTTACTAGCCGACAAGGCGGTCGAGTTAGAAATTGTGCCAGCAATTAGTCACGAAACCGTGCGTCAAGTGTTAAAAAAAACGAACTAA
- a CDS encoding beta-ketoacyl-ACP synthase: MGLRSALGNLTESWQSLLQGRSGLSLHQPFSQFVPIPLGLMASLPSTLPPLVAAIAQDALQDAQLVAPLEDCGVVVGSSRGCQGIWEQWASSKQPVIENWLETLPHQASLLTADQIGRAELILSPMAACATGIWAIAQGCQLIQQGRCQRVLVGAIEVPITPLTLAGFQQMGALAAKGCYPFSQEREGLVLGEGGAIFVLESSTLAQQRGAKIYGTIQGWGFSCDASHVSAPAIDNHSATLAVKQCLERSRLTPDAIDLIHPHGTGTQLNDRREADLIQSLFPASVAVSSSKGATGHTLGASGALAVAFSVMALQEQVLFPNVGLRTPAFDLNLVKKTYAANLRYALCFSFGFGGQNAAIALGGSDSIVVFSNSKFKQ; the protein is encoded by the coding sequence ATGGGTTTACGTTCTGCGTTGGGAAATTTAACCGAGAGTTGGCAATCTCTCCTCCAAGGCAGATCGGGACTGAGCTTGCACCAGCCCTTTTCCCAATTCGTGCCAATTCCCCTGGGTTTAATGGCCAGCTTACCCAGTACCTTACCGCCCCTGGTGGCGGCGATCGCCCAGGATGCACTCCAGGATGCTCAATTAGTTGCACCGTTAGAAGATTGCGGCGTGGTGGTTGGTTCTAGTCGAGGTTGTCAAGGTATTTGGGAACAATGGGCTAGTTCAAAGCAACCAGTTATAGAAAATTGGCTGGAAACCTTACCCCACCAAGCTTCTCTTTTAACGGCTGATCAGATCGGTCGGGCAGAACTGATTTTATCGCCAATGGCGGCCTGTGCAACCGGAATCTGGGCGATCGCTCAGGGCTGTCAATTAATTCAACAAGGTCGTTGTCAACGGGTACTAGTGGGAGCCATAGAAGTACCGATTACGCCCCTAACTTTAGCCGGTTTTCAACAGATGGGAGCCTTAGCTGCAAAGGGTTGTTATCCTTTTTCCCAGGAGCGAGAAGGATTAGTGCTCGGAGAAGGTGGAGCTATTTTTGTACTTGAATCTTCCACTTTGGCTCAACAACGAGGGGCAAAAATCTATGGGACAATTCAGGGCTGGGGTTTTAGTTGCGATGCGAGTCATGTTAGTGCGCCAGCAATCGATAATCACAGTGCAACCTTAGCTGTTAAACAATGTTTAGAAAGAAGTCGGTTAACGCCAGACGCGATCGATTTGATTCATCCTCATGGAACGGGAACCCAGTTAAACGATCGCCGAGAAGCTGACCTCATTCAATCTCTTTTTCCGGCATCGGTGGCCGTTAGTTCTAGCAAGGGGGCAACGGGTCACACGTTAGGTGCATCAGGAGCTTTGGCCGTTGCTTTTAGTGTGATGGCATTACAGGAGCAAGTCTTGTTTCCCAATGTGGGTCTGCGAACTCCAGCTTTTGATCTAAATCTGGTTAAAAAAACCTATGCAGCAAACCTTCGTTATGCTCTCTGTTTCAGTTTTGGTTTCGGTGGACAAAATGCGGCGATCGCCTTAGGGGGTAGTGATTCGATAGTAGTGTTCAGCAATTCCAAATTCAAACAGTAG
- a CDS encoding transposase, whose amino-acid sequence MYVGDGIKVGKEGRKMPGVKRLHQESEDVSKPEWIRGHYFNALSILVGVGKACFALPLVLRLDDGIKSKATEKGEGKGKKKVKTSLVTKMADLCVTYAEAGSYVILDAYFACEPVLKSFRQNALHLITRVRCSTVAYAPFCSVPTLTGRGRPRIWGSSIKLEKLFALAADFPTAKVWLYGQQVTVSYQCFEFHWDSPHQLVKFVLTQLPNGRRLILLSTDLCLTGPEIIAAYGLRGCDL is encoded by the coding sequence GTGTATGTGGGTGATGGCATCAAAGTGGGGAAAGAAGGACGCAAGATGCCAGGTGTAAAACGACTACACCAAGAATCGGAAGATGTGTCCAAGCCAGAGTGGATAAGGGGTCATTACTTCAATGCCTTGAGTATTTTGGTGGGAGTAGGGAAAGCCTGCTTTGCCTTGCCCTTAGTGTTGCGGCTAGACGATGGCATCAAGTCCAAAGCAACCGAGAAGGGGGAGGGAAAAGGCAAAAAAAAGGTGAAGACGAGCCTGGTGACAAAAATGGCTGACCTTTGTGTTACTTACGCAGAGGCAGGGAGTTATGTAATTTTGGATGCTTATTTTGCTTGCGAACCAGTGCTCAAAAGTTTTCGCCAGAACGCCTTGCATCTAATCACAAGAGTGCGTTGCTCCACCGTCGCCTATGCCCCCTTTTGTTCCGTGCCGACGCTGACGGGGAGAGGACGACCACGGATTTGGGGGAGTTCGATAAAACTAGAAAAGCTGTTCGCTCTGGCGGCGGACTTTCCGACAGCTAAAGTCTGGCTCTATGGTCAACAAGTCACGGTTTCTTATCAGTGCTTTGAGTTCCACTGGGATAGTCCCCATCAGCTCGTCAAGTTTGTTCTGACCCAATTGCCTAACGGACGACGACTGATTCTGCTTTCTACTGATCTCTGTTTGACTGGACCTGAGATTATTGCCGCTTACGGTCTCCGAGGGTGCGACCTTTAG